A genomic stretch from Solanum stenotomum isolate F172 chromosome 8, ASM1918654v1, whole genome shotgun sequence includes:
- the LOC125872185 gene encoding short-chain dehydrogenase TIC 32 B, chloroplastic-like — MDFHKVNYKAFIYTCFSTIGAILQFKFPSCDLMKATLKYLAGIAGPSGYGSKTTAEQVTQVCSVSFTSQLTAIITGATSGIGAETARVLAKRGVRLVIPARDLKKAAILKEAIKKQSPWADIILLEIDLSSFASIQRFCAQFLSLGLPLHILINNAGKFSQKLEFSEDKFELSFATNYLGHFLLTEMLLDKMVETAEQAGIEGRIVNVSSVVHNWVKRDKFCFSQMLNPKNYNGTRAYAQSKLANILHAKELSRQLKARNANVAINAVHPGIVKTGITRDHKGFITDSLYFMASKLLKSTSQGSASTCYVALNPQTRGVKGKYFADCNECHCSALANDEIEAHKLWKHTRALIHRRSFPGITIFS; from the exons atggaTTTTCATAAGGTTAATTACAAGGcatttatatatacatgtttttCAACAATAGGTGCAATATTGCAGTTCAAATTTCCAAGTTGTGACCTTATGAAGGCTACTCTTAAGTATTTAGCAGGCATTGCTGGTCCAAGTGGTTATGGTTCTAAAACAACTGCAGAACAAGTCACTCAAGTTTGTTCTGTTTCCTTTACTTCTCAGCTTACTGCTATTATCACTG GTGCAACATCTGGGATCGGAGCAGAAACAGCAAGGGTGTTGGCAAAGAGAGGTGTAAGATTAGTTATTCCAGCAAGGGATTTGAAGAAGGCAGCCATACTAAAGGAAGCCATAAAAAAGCAGAGTCCTTGGGCTGACATTATTTTATTAGAGATAGATTTGAGTTCATTTGCTTCTATACAAAGATTTTGTGCACAATTCTTGTCTTTAGGATTGCCTCTTCACATTCTTAT AAATAATGCGGGCAAATTCTCACAGAAGTTGGAGTTCTCTGAAGACAAATTTGAGCTCTCATTTGCCACAAACTACTTAG GTCATTTTTTATTGACAGAGATGCTTCTAGATAAGATGGTAGAGACAGCAGAACAGGCAGGGATTGAAGGAAGGATTGTAAATGTTAGTTCTGTAGTTCACAACTGGGTCAAAAGAGATAAGTTTTGCTTCAGCCAAATGCTTAATCCTAAAAA TTATAATGGTACTCGAGCATATGCTCAGTCGAAATTGGCCAACATTTTACATGCCAAGGAATTGTCAAGACAGCTAAAG GCAAGAAATGCAAATGTAGCTATCAATGCTGTCCATCCAGGCATTGTGAAGACAGGAATAACAAGGGATCATAAGGGCTTTATCACAG ATTCTCTCTATTTTATGGCATCAAAGCTTCTTAAGTCAACATCACAGGGTTCAGCAAGTACATGTTATGTAGCACTGAATCCACAAACAAGGGGAGTAAAGGGGAAATACTTTGCAGATTGCAATGAATGTCACTGCTCAGCTTTAGCTAATGATGAAATTGAAGCTCATAAACTATGGAAGCACACTCGTGCTCTAATTCATCGAAGATCGTTTCCAGGAATCACaatcttttcttaa
- the LOC125872190 gene encoding kinetochore protein SPC25 homolog, translating to MQNGAAATLRAKMEQLRLKCNRDLQIQQQSIDAGAISFRKSLDSTKTQAQQTLQFQEKLGKLKTELREAEDNLVKAFAVKTRKEAKRIEIAELISSTNARVEELRGVVEDKRARKHEYSTLISQQDDALEALEEKLNQNTGHREAIEEATVWYNKVLGLRIECGQGVKFIFTNINANNPDDEYSFTIRRENDAHTLIDCDPQLNDAKELIIELNKSNGMFKFVRTMREKFLEAVACGLTSQDQDTSMVSMPAVMSSISISSRDESSPQKAEPQSDKYKKGASRKLALGKRDRSAILSPVSASSLRRSPRFKVKK from the exons ATGCAGAATGGAGCAGCAGCAACTCTACGAGCAAAAATGGAGCAACTTAGGTTAAAATGTAATAGGGATTTACAAATTCAACAACAGAGTATAGATGCAGGCGCTATCTCTTTTCGAAAATCTTTAGATTCAACCAAGACCCAAGCTCAACAAACCCTTCAATTCCAAG AAAAACTTGGGAAATTGAAAACTGAGCTTAGAGAGGCAGAAGATAATTTAGTAAAAGCATttgcag TCAAGACCCGAAAAGAGGCAAAGAGGATAGAAATAGCTGAACTAATATCTTCTACCAATGCTAGAGTGGAAGAGCTTAGAGGGGTCGTGGAAGATAAAAGGGCCAGGAAACATGAATATTCCACCCTAATATCTCAACAAGATGATG CTCTGGAAGCACTTGAAGAAAAGCTTAACCAGAACACTGGACATAGAGAGGCAATAGAGGAGGCTACTGTGTGGTACAATAAGGTGCTTGGTTTACGTATTGAATGTGGCCAAG GAGTAAAATTCATCTTTACCAATATAAATGCCAATAATCCAGATGATGAGTACTCTTTTACTATTCGTCGTGAGAATGATGCACATACTT TGATTGATTGTGATCCACAGCTGAATGATGCAAAAGAACTGATCATTGAGTTAAATAAAAGCAATGGAATGTTCAAGTTTGTCAGGACTATGAGAGAGAAGTTTCTAGAAGCTGTAGCATGTG GATTAACATCGCAAGATCAAGATACTTCTATGGTCTCTATGCCTGCAGTGATGTCGTCCATCTCAATTAGTAGTAGAGATGAATCATCTCCCCAGAAAGCGGAGCCTCAGtctgataaatataaaaagggaGCTTCCAGGAAGCTTGCCCTTGGTAAAAGGGATAGGTCAGCCATTCTCTctcctgtatctgcatcatctCTTCGCCGCTCTCCTCGTTTTAAG GTCAAGAAATGA
- the LOC125872183 gene encoding uncharacterized protein LOC125872183, translated as MISNSKSFSIIFSFVGFLFLASTFGTVISDPTVQHSNHHLLTNQTFKPKQELIKLKRLRTYLKNINKPAVKTIQSSDGDLIDCVLSHLQPAFDHPHLKGMKPLEPPTRPKANESTEIRSYQLWTVSGELCPEGTVPIRRTTEKDVMRASTLQRFGRKIIRGVRRETMSNDHEHAIAFVNGEEYYGAKASISVWTPKVTDQYEFSLSQLWIISGTFGDDLNTIEAGWQVSPELYGDIYPRFFTYWTSDAYQTTGCYNLLCSGFVQTNSRIAMGAAISPTSSTDGSQLDIGIMIWKDPKHGNWWLELGSGQLVGYWPSFLFSHLQEHASMIQFGGEIVNSRSSIQGFHTSTQMGSGHFADEGYGKASYFRNLQVVDWDNNLVPLSNLHLLADHSNCYDIKAGKNNVWGDYFYYGGPGRNSKCP; from the exons ATGATTAGTAATTCTAAgtcattttcaattattttttcatttgttggTTTCTTGTTTCTTGCTTCTACATTTGGTACTGTAATCTCAGATCCAACTGTGCAACATTCAAACCATCATTTGCTCACAAACCAAACTTTTAAACCAAAGCAAGAGTTGATTAAACTTAAGAGATTAAGGACTTATCTTAAGAACATCAACAAACCAGCAGTCAAGACAATTCAG AGTTCAGATGGAGATCTAATAGATTGTGTATTGTCTCATCTTCAACCAGCTTTTGATCATCCTCACCTCAAAGGAATGAAGCCATTG GAACCTCCAACTAGGCCTAAAGCGAATGAATCGACAGAAATTAGGAGCTATCAGTTGTGGACAGTTTCAGGAGAATTGTGCCCGGAAGGGACAGTTCCAATTAGAAGAACTACAGAGAAAGATGTTATGAGAGCTAGTACTTTACAACGATTTGGAAGAAAAATTATAAGAGGCGTAAGGCGCGAGACAATGAGCAATGATCATGAG CATGCAATAGCATTTGTGAATGGTGAAGAATATTATGGTGCAAAGGCTAGCATTAGTGTATGGACACCAAAAGTAACAGACCAATATGAATTCAGTTTGTCACAACTATGGATCATTTCTGGCACTTTTGGTGATGATCTTAATACCATTGAAGCTGGCTGGCAG GTTAGTCCAGAACTATATGGAGACATTTATCCAAGGTTCTTCACATATTGGACG AGTGATGCATACCAAACCACTGGATGCTACAATTTACTGTGCTCAGGTTTTGTGCAAACAAATAGCAGGATTGCTATGGGGGCTGCAATATCTCCAACATCATCAACTGATGGTAGTCAATTGGATATTGGCATAATGATATGGAAG GACCCAAAGCATGGAAATTGGTGGCTAGAATTGGGGTCAGGGCAATTAGTAGGGTATTGGCCATCATTCTTGTTCAGCCATTTGCAAGAACATGCAAGCATGATACAATTTGGAGGAGAAATAGTGAACTCAAGATCATCAATACAAGGATTTCACACATCAACACAAATGGGAAGTGGTCATTTTGCAGATGAAGGCTATGGCAAGGCAtcttattttagaaatttgCAAGTTGTTGATTGGGACAATAATTTGGTCCCATTATCAAATCTTCATCTTTTAGCTGACCACTCAAATTGCTATGACATTAAAGCtggaaaaaataatgtttggGGTGATTATTTTTACTATGGTGGTCCTGGTAGGAATTCAAAATGTCCCTAA